The Littorina saxatilis isolate snail1 linkage group LG1, US_GU_Lsax_2.0, whole genome shotgun sequence nucleotide sequence attttaattacaagtttccgatttttaatgaccaaactcactcattagtttttaagccaccaagctgaaatgcaataccaaaccccgggcttcgtcgaagattgctttgccaaaatttcaatcaatttgattgaaaaatgagggtgtgacagtgccgcctcaacttttacaaaaagccggatatgatgtcatcaaaggtatttatcgaaaaaatgaaaaaaaaacgtccggggatatcaaacccaggaactctcatgtcaaatttcataaagatcggcccagtagtttagtctgaatcgctctacacacacacacacagacagacagacagacagacagacagtcagacagacacacatacaccacgaccctcgtctcgattcacccctctatgttaaaacatttagtcaaaacttgactaaatgtaaaaacaaaaacaacaattgaaTAACTGCTTCAGTTTACTTTATTTCTATTCTAATGATCCTCAAAGCAGCAAAATACTTCACTTAGAACAAAGTGTTTTAACCCGGTTGAAAGGCACAGTACAAATGATTCTgctcacaggagcttgtatctagccaccggtcgataattatttactcctgcatgcttattatttactgctgcatgcttacccttactactactatttattagttacacattaacatgcttccatttgaaactttgaggtcttcatcggggattgacgcccgaccaaaggaaattgaagcccgacggagcgaagcgacggagggcttcaattagactttgggagggcgtcaatccacaatgaagaccgagaagtttcaaatggaagcatgttaatgttattgtaattcaatctgacgacgatctctttcctgctttcatgcggttgtaaacagactgaattggttctgttctgttcacacactactttcagtccacctacctgcaagggtcaagtcccaagaaatatgtctctgtattcctatcgtatcactctgctcctgttttgttttctttcacacacattttcccttcttttttgacgggtttctggacagcaaactctaaaacaaattctttttctcacaaaagcgatctatggaattgactgacgtagtccggaagaattcatgcattaacttacgtcacgtattcgacgtcatcacttcgcataccttatggtctcggtatttcgttggccttcatatttcctacttgtaaaatgaccctcaaagctaaccgagactagttgaggctgtattaatgcgcctcgccagcaggttgttaatggattttttagcgagtggttatcgacaattgtaattcaatcaagtttgcgttttaatgaaacagatcctgtgattggtcagaatgccccaactcattaaaaattaccggtcattaattgtcgataaccactcgctaaaaaatccattaacaacctgctggcgaggcgtattgatacagcctcaactagtctcggttagctttgagggtcattttacaagtaagaaatatgaaggccaacgaaataccgagaccataaggtatgcgaagtgatgacgtcgaatacgtgacgtaagttgatgcatgaattcttccggactacgtcagtcaattccaaagatcgcttttgtaatgaaaagaatttgttttagagtttgctgtccagaaacccgtcaaaaaagaagggaaaatgtgtgtaaaacaaaacacaacaggagcagagtgatacgataggaatacagacatatttcttgggattTGActcttgcaggtaggtggactgaaggtagtgtgtgaacagaacagaaccaattctgtctgtttacaaccgcatgaaagcaggaaagagatcgtcgtcagattgaattacaataacattaacatgcttccatttgaaacttcgaggtcttcatcgtggattgacgccctcccaaagtctaattgaagccctccgtcgcttcgctccgtcgggcttcaattagcttttgtcgggcgtcaatccccgatgaagacctcgaagtttcaaatggaagcatgttaatgtgtaattaatgaccggtaatttttaatgagttggggcattctgaccaatcacaggatctgtttcattaaaacgccaacttgattgaattacaatagtaaatagtagtagtaaggagaccgtaataaggagtaaataaatggaataaggagtaaataatgatcgaccggcgattggatacaagctcctgtgattcTGCTCACCATctaagatctggccaggcttttgcatgggaAAAGGATATCCCCCTTAGACATGTACCACAATTCAACAGCtttctgtgtgcattttacCTGTATCTCCACATGCCAGCTTCTTGCTGATACAGGGTATTTCCATGTATCCAAACGTTTTCAGTGTAGTAATCTGTTGAGCAGTTAAAGGGTGGTTCCACATGTGAGTGTTCATTGCTGGAGCAAACAGCAATGGCCGTTCCAGGTCCCAGGCTCGCACAACGCAAGTCTAAAAAACATGTGCAAATCtaaaaaacaatacaatacaaacaggaaaaaaaaccaccatttCTTCTCAAAATACATTAAAATaactcaaaacaaaaatgtaacagTGATGtgtaaaaaaatcattttaaatGTACTTCCACTCATTCATAAAgcattcaaataaaaagaaGTCTTGACGTTAACAGTTCAAGTCTAGGCGCTGAAGTAAAAATAGTCACTCACACAGAAGCAGTAAATTCAAGCTAATCGACAGCAAAGGGCCCAAAtctcacacatacagacagtcaAGTAAGAAGCTAAGATGGATGTCTACTCACCAGTAGGTTATCACAAATGCcatttgaaattttggccaaagtGTTGGCATCCAGTGGAGCTATCACCATTACATCCGCCCAGCGTCGCAGTTCTATGTGCAGCACTGGATCCTTTACAGACGTCCAGTTCTGTTGACACAGAAAGGTCAAATGTTAAATGAGTACATACATGCATGTATACATAAATGGACACAAAATCACGATcacaaatatgcacacacacagctcaAGAGAACTGTATCTTGTTAAGACGCCCGTCTGAGCAGGTAACAATGCTGCTTTTCAGAAACATTGGCACAACCTATTCCATTTGGGTTTTTTCACTTTGCTCTTCTGGAGAGAAATGGAAAAGTGGGGGGAGGtatgaaagaagaaaagaaactggAAGGTTCAAATCAGCGCTATAACTCGAGACTGGATTTAATAAGCAGCAACAAACAAACTCGGATCAGTTTGAAATGTCATGAAACAACATTTTCAGGTTTCGCTTCATATATAGAATTGATTCTTAAAAGGATACAGTTTTTCAGAAAAAAACGTCTTTGAAAGACACTTCTACTTTATTATACAACACATCTTTTAATCAACTATATGGACTGCTGTTTCCAGGAGGAAAACATCTGATACATTTGCTCATTTATGTTCAAAACAAACTTACTAACCTCCCACTCATTTTCATCCTTGAACACTGGGCACTTGACTTGGGTGAGATCGAAAAAATGCCTGGAATGTTCAGTTGTTATCAACTGGATCTCCGgctgaaacaaaattaaatgactgatttaaaaagttaaaaacttAAAAGTTAACAGTTGGATACTCTAATCCTGGTAACAAACCACTGTATAACTTAAGATTTCTTTGATCTTCCTTTTCTTCTCCTCTGTTCTTGAGATTTTGGCTATCAGGTTCTTATCATGGAGAGAGTTTGCAAGCCATACTGTTGTTTTttgtgctttaaaaaaaaaaaaaattccaagtGGGCAGCATATATCGATCATACGTGTGCTGTGTATCTGTTCGTTTCAAAGTCCCTAGACTTTCACAGAATCTGCCCACGAGGGTATGTGGAATGATATTCTATCCGCTTATCTACTGAAGATGCATGGGCTCAGGGATAGAACATTGCTCCTACCATGGTAACAGAGCCAACAGTTTGCTACAGTGGACCCCCTATCTAAGActtccttctttttaagaccttatttttttttacatgatcTGTTCATAATCGTTCATAatctccattttaagaatccctcccttttaagacccgattttctcatatttttgaaggtcgtaaaaggggggttccactgtacctgcatGCAATTGAGCAACGTATCCATGGCCATGCACTCGTGTTCTTTATCTAAAATACCTCCTCTCACTGGAGGGACCTCCCACTACAGCTGTATAAAAACTTAGCATTACTAGAACAGCTAGTCATCTGCCACTAACAATGATCAAACGTTTCTAGACAACTGACCTTGCAAGACAACTGGCTCAAATCAGCTAGTAATGTTGGCACTTTTATAGCGGCAACACTTCCTGTGCAGGCAACTAGCACTCGTGGCTTCCTGGCACTCATGCTTTTTCGTCACTGTTGTTTTTACTGCACATGCAAACGCAGTAAAATCAGGATGTGTTAATTTTCATAAGTGATTTTTGCAGGCTTGTCTCGTTTCAGTCTTCAACAATTTATGAACAACCCTGGCAGTGGCACAGATTAAAGTTTAATTCATCAGTAATAAGTCTTCCTGATAGTAATcaagtatttttttttcttcagtgttTAAAAACTTTATGTGTCAGGCATTTTTCTAGCTTAAAATGACATATTTGAGTGAATATATCCAGGAACAACGCTGAATTTTCTACTCTCAGTTTTGTGCACCCCTGAAGTAAAATGTTACATTAAAAAACATTGTGAACTAAATATACAAtggtgacaacaacaacaaaagctatGCAACCGGTTGATATGATAGTTTTATACAAAACcctttcaaatttttttttcacccTAACTTTGAATTAGAAATCTTTAACCTTTGACCAGAGGAttaaagaattattttttaaaaatcttaCTGAAGCAGCATTTattaacaaaatgcagtacatAAATCATTAACATggggacaaacaaaacaaaaacaacttttttccGTTATGATAAAACATTAAGAAGTCTGCATGGCATCGAGAAATTAATTAGACAGAGCTGCATGACGCCTATACAAACTACACATCTTTCACTTTGGTCAGTCGCTATATGATGGTGTTGCTGTTGCCGAGatacaagtctttctgagtcGAAAACTGATGTTCATAAATCGATCTAATCTTtctgcaaaaaaacaaagaccacagttctttgaattgaactttaaaaagaaaaatcttTATAAATAAAcgacacataaaaaaaaaggtcgTAGCTAGTGGAGAGTGCCGGTCCATGAGCCTGGGGGCTCGATCCTTTACCGACTCACCGGCTTTGGAGCCTAGGGGCTCCGTAACCGACTCGCCGGTTCCCAAGCCAGGAGGGTGGCCGGTTCTCCAGCCACGGCCAATAGAGAAAACTTTGCAATTTACTACATTATTGTATTCTAAATTATTATCATGCGCTCTCCCGCATCCGTTGCGAAGATGACCAACAGTGGTCCCTGCAACGTaaaagatccagatccagatccagaattGTCTCCTACGAAGTAATTCTTATGTCACCACATATGAATCATGATATACACAGTTTGGGAACAGAATTTTACGACCCAGAGTAGAAGTATACACaaactctctgtctttgtctctgtctttaccCAGAGTAGTAATGTACACAAATTAACTATTAAgtttccttctctttctctatacatgtctttctttctttccatcaTGCATGAATGCCAAAGCAGAGCAAGTCGATCACTCATTCAGTGTTTGTTGGAACGGATTTGTACACTACTTACGAAGCAAATACTTTTAACTGTAACGTTCAGACGCCAGACAataactacacacatgcacacgtacATGCACGCCTACACGTGACAAAGCACATCTCATACACTGAAATCGACTGCCATCGCATTTGTTTACAAGTGGAGTGAGAGTAGTCTCCCTTCGGTCTGAAAGAGAGTAACTGCCCTTGGTAATCCTTCATAGCTGTCCGTCAGAAATTTTGTTGGACAGTCATCGCACACTGAAATCCTTCAGTCCTTCAGGTAATTACCATCTTGGGAATTAAACGATTGAAGATATGTGCATGCTCCATCAAAAATTAACGACGACGATGAGAGGGCAGGAGATCGCCACGAAGATTCTGCTTTCAAAATAGTAGAATTACAACCGGGTTGTGACAACGTGCCAATGCCATAGTATGTCTTTTTAGGGAGGACGGTTCCACAAATATGATCATGTTCTTGACAGTAATGCTGTGTGCTGTTACGGGAGGAAAAAAGTCCGTTGTGAATTCACTATGTTCTGCTCAGGCTTTATATCTTACAAGGCGTTGCGCTAATCAACTGGTCTTGGTACTGCTACTGGAAGACGTTCAACTTAAACTTCAAGCAGCACCCATACTAATTAATGTAGTAGAAGTAAGCTTACTTGAACTTAATTTGTAGAAGGGGCCTCCAACATTTTGCACACAAACCTAACAAGAGATTGTTAGCTTTGCTCTTAAACGATTTATTACAAGTTCACCCAATAGTCATAATTTTATTCGCAGTGGCTACACTTACGCCGTCCGTAACTTTTCCCTTCTTTGCTTTGCTTACGCCACAAAGCATTTCCCCGCCAGGGCCGCGCTCTACTTCCGGTTTGATCCGGTTTGGGCGGCCATTTTAAAGCGTGGGTCGAGTGAGGACAGACGTGTTCAACAGTTCATTAGTAGTGGTTGTGCGAGTAGGAAGTACGATCGAGTCCGGCTTCGACAGGTTGCAAAAAGTTATCTCGGACTTTGAAACGAACGCGTTCGTCCAGCTCTACGTTCGGTCGTCGCGAACCCTGCAGACGCTctcccatccctctctctctttctctcttcctttatggtgatccatccatctctctctctcccacccccccccccccccccccccttctccacccaagtgttcaaaggatgcacTATTGCACAAATCGTTATACAAATGATAACGTGCAGGTGAGTGGCCTACCCTTCAAAATGGTCACGGGTTACAGTAGGCCTGCAGGCTACGACAGTAAAATGGCGTCACTGATGCCGTAACTGCCGCATGTCCCTGTAGTGATACGTGGGATCACGCCGCGCCGTAATCAAAGTATGGCCGACTGACTCTACGACGTGGAAAAGGTGTAACCGAAGCCTGCAGTGAGCGGGTTacgacagtaaaatgatgtCATGCCGTAACTATAGAATTTCTGAGTCGACTTACGACTTGAAAAAGGCGTAACAGTAGCCTCTACCAATTTTATTAGAGAAGGAACTTTTCAGCGGGCGAACTATAATTATAACATAAACACAGTTTGACTCGATTTGATGGTTatagaataagaaaaacaaagttTGGACCCAAACTAAGACCGAACTGTTTTCTATTGTTCGCAACAGGAAGTCGCCATCGTTCATGGGCACACGACTCCTATTAACCCTTCTCAAGAGTGAAGtcccttttgttgttgttcaggcatgggaattgtccgccgaacggcggatttccgccgatttttttttttgttccgccgaaaatgcaaaagtgtccgccgaaaaaataaaggggggaggcacacaaaaaaagcaccggttactttggcctttgcgcaaaagcccgcgaaaactttccgtactttgttcacgcactgctaccgcccgcctcagttattgaacttttatgtttgcagattgcacagattgtgttacaagttacattttcctgtttgtctcaacagatcaatttttttacaaatttaatccatataatacatgtatatatttttttctttaaaaaagcaaaaattggtacatttttgtactaaaaactctgattctaaaaacagaatttaatggcaaacttggagctcagatgacaccagatt carries:
- the LOC138974442 gene encoding phosphopantothenoylcysteine decarboxylase-like is translated as MSARKPRVLVACTGSVAAIKVPTLLADLSQLSCKPEIQLITTEHSRHFFDLTQVKCPVFKDENEWENWTSVKDPVLHIELRRWADVMVIAPLDANTLAKISNGICDNLLTCVVRAWDLERPLLFAPAMNTHMWNHPLTAQQITTLKTFGYMEIPCISKKLACGDTGMGAMAEVSTIVAQVEQMLSKVKTE